The following proteins are encoded in a genomic region of Catharus ustulatus isolate bCatUst1 chromosome 4, bCatUst1.pri.v2, whole genome shotgun sequence:
- the LOC116994926 gene encoding lactosylceramide 4-alpha-galactosyltransferase-like, producing the protein MMAVSGEQALDGERMFRMPSFLLKLTRVVLSHKLWAVFFLIFVFISFTYHKLYWGIWEDSENRFPTHGLSAESSCAHYVPSPLSTVGGPSPSAGNVFFVETSQQTAPSYLFSCSVESAARTHPASRVVVLMRGLDKKNTSLPKHWAFSLLSCFPNVEIRPLDLTELFSGTPLAQWYLQPQRHLEPHFFPVLSDACRIVLMWKFGGIYLDTDFIVLKNLQNLTNALGIQDHDVLNGAFLSFKPKHKFMELCIQDFVEDYNGWIWGHQGPELLSRVFKKWCSIRTIRSMSCQGVNALPPEAVYPVPWQDWKKLFEAVNASEFHKLLKNTYAVHIWNKLSHGTKLEIPSQALLAQLYSQFCPATYAKMKQDSEQLSRRAV; encoded by the coding sequence ATGATGGCTGTCTCGGGAGAGCAGGCTCTGGATGGAGAGAGAATGTTCAGGATGCCCAGCTTCCTCCTAAAGCTGACCAGGGTGGTGCTGAGCCACAAGCTCTGGGCCGtgtttttcctcatctttgtGTTCATATCCTTCACCTACCACAAGTTGTACTGGGGCATCTGGGAAGACTCAGAGAACAGATTCCCCACCCATGGCTTGtctgctgagagcagctgtgctcaCTATGTGCCTTCTCCCCTCAGCACTGTTGGTGGACCCTCTCCTTCTgcaggaaatgtgttttttgtGGAGACCTCACAGCAAACTGCCCCAAGTTACCTGTTCTCATGCTCTGTGGAGTCAGCAGCCAGGACACATCCTGCATCAAGAGTTGTGGTGCTCATGAGAGGGttggacaaaaaaaataccTCTTTACCCAAGCACTGGGCTTTCTCCTTGCTGAGCTGCTTCCCCAACGTGGAAATCCGACCCCTGGACTTGACAGAGCTCTTTTCTGGGACACCACTGGCCCAGTGGTACTTGCAGCCTCAGCGTCACCTGGagcctcattttttccctgtcctcTCTGACGCCTGCAGGATTGTCCTCATGTGGAAATTTGGTGGCATCTACCTGGACACAGATTTCATTGTGCTTAAGAACTTACAGAACCTCACCAATGCCCTCGGGATTCAGGATCATGATGTACTGAATGGGGCCTTTCTGTCCTTTAAGCCCAAACACAAGTTCATGGAGCTTTGCATACAGGACTTTGTGGAGGACTACAATGGCTGGATCTGGGGACACCAAGGCCCAGAGCTCCTAAGTCGTGTCTTCAAGAAGTGGTGCTCCATCCGGACTATCAGGAGCATGAGCTGCCAAGGCGTGAATGCTCTTCCCCCAGAAGCTGTTTatcctgttccctggcaggacTGGAAGAAGTTGTTTGAGGCAGTGAATGCCTCAGAGTTTCACAAACTCCTTAAGAACACCTATGCTGTGCACATATGGAACAAGCTGAGTCATGGGACCAAGTTAGAGATCccctcccaggctctgctggctcagctctATTCCCAATTCTGCCCTGCCACCTATGCAAAGATGAAACAGGACTCTGAACAGTTGTCAAGGCGTGCAGTGTGA